The Oceanispirochaeta sp. M1 genome includes a window with the following:
- a CDS encoding ABC transporter permease → MRNQKTIFEFIRTFLAILIALTVALITILLVSDEPGQALSKFLFGPITSVRHFGNVIEMMIPLIFTGLAISIMFSAAQFNLGAEGAFFMGGVAASFIACNWTLPLVIHPIFAILAGGLTGAVFCGIPAFLKTKWGASELVSSLMFNYMAFFLGLYLINYFLRDVNAGAMVSYKFAPSAKLIKIIPKTRIHFGLIVAIVMIVICYFYMSRTRWGYRTRLTGLNSSFARYSGIQTTSVIISSQVLGGMIAGMGGSIEVLGMYRRFSWQLLPGYGWDGVIVAILARNKPALVPVAAFFLAYLRIGADLMARTSDVQSEVVAIIQGVMIVLIAADSFLATYRHKIVFKAARKSSAVAE, encoded by the coding sequence ATGCGTAATCAGAAAACTATATTTGAATTTATCAGAACCTTCCTGGCAATCCTTATTGCCCTGACAGTTGCTTTGATCACAATCCTTCTGGTCAGTGATGAGCCGGGACAGGCCTTGAGTAAATTCCTGTTCGGACCCATAACCAGTGTGCGCCACTTCGGTAATGTCATTGAGATGATGATTCCTCTGATTTTTACGGGTTTGGCTATAAGCATTATGTTTTCAGCTGCCCAGTTCAATCTCGGAGCCGAAGGAGCTTTTTTCATGGGAGGTGTGGCTGCCTCGTTTATTGCTTGTAACTGGACACTCCCTCTTGTGATTCATCCAATTTTTGCCATATTGGCAGGTGGTTTAACCGGTGCGGTATTCTGCGGGATACCTGCCTTTTTAAAAACAAAATGGGGTGCATCGGAGCTCGTTTCTTCTCTAATGTTCAATTACATGGCGTTTTTTCTGGGACTCTATCTGATCAACTATTTCCTCAGGGATGTTAATGCGGGAGCCATGGTATCCTATAAATTTGCCCCCTCCGCCAAGTTGATCAAGATCATCCCTAAAACCAGAATCCACTTCGGTCTGATTGTGGCCATTGTCATGATTGTAATCTGTTATTTTTATATGTCCCGGACCCGCTGGGGCTATCGGACCAGACTAACCGGTCTGAATTCCAGCTTCGCCCGGTATTCAGGAATCCAAACGACCTCAGTCATTATTTCGTCTCAGGTACTGGGAGGAATGATTGCCGGTATGGGCGGTTCCATTGAAGTCCTGGGTATGTACCGCCGGTTTTCCTGGCAGCTCCTGCCCGGATACGGCTGGGACGGTGTTATTGTAGCCATTCTGGCCCGGAACAAACCTGCCCTGGTTCCTGTAGCAGCCTTCTTCCTGGCCTATCTGCGGATTGGTGCGGACCTGATGGCCCGGACCAGCGATGTACAGAGTGAAGTTGTGGCAATTATACAGGGTGTCATGATCGTTTTGATTGCGGCGGATAGTTTCCTTGCCACATACAGACATAAAATCGTCTTCAAGGCTGCCCGGAAGAGCAGCGCAGTGGCGGAATAA
- a CDS encoding ABC transporter ATP-binding protein yields MQEDLLRMDKIVKVYPNGIVANNSVDFSIRKGEIHALVGENGAGKSTLMKILFGLEKAEEGTISLNGEAIQITSPNSAIEQGIGMVHQHFMLVPSLTVAENMILGVEPKKGLSVDMNKAVKVTEELARKYNLDVDPKSKVMDLPVGIKQKVEILKALHRGAEILILDEPTAVLTPQETRELFEELHLLKDKGNTIIFISHKLHEVKELCDRLTIMRNGTHQGVFNTADVSEADISRLMVGRDVILTVEKEKAVPKNKFLQVKDLTIVNDFGKPAVNNISFDLRKGEILGIAGVEGNGQGELVEAITGLKKFIYGDIEINGQSIKNLSIKDIRNLKTCHIPEDRMTYGVAESLSIEQNLMSDKHDSPEFTGKILTRAAAIKENGEKLVKEYKIKCDTPLQDVKMLSGGNIQKVVVAREFSSSPELIIADQPTRGIDVGATEFIRKRLVELRDDNSAVLLISADLNEVMELSDSLIVMYGGQITAFIKDASTISEEELGLYMLGVKKQTPEEIAGVVYA; encoded by the coding sequence ATGCAGGAAGATTTACTGAGAATGGATAAGATTGTAAAGGTCTATCCCAACGGTATCGTCGCCAATAACAGTGTAGACTTTTCCATCAGAAAGGGAGAAATCCATGCGCTGGTGGGTGAAAATGGTGCCGGAAAGTCAACATTGATGAAAATCCTATTCGGACTGGAAAAAGCCGAAGAAGGGACAATCTCTCTGAATGGAGAGGCTATACAAATCACATCACCTAATTCTGCTATTGAGCAGGGCATCGGAATGGTGCATCAGCACTTTATGCTGGTACCGTCTCTGACTGTGGCTGAAAATATGATTCTGGGAGTCGAACCTAAAAAAGGTCTCTCAGTAGATATGAATAAAGCGGTGAAAGTGACAGAAGAACTGGCCCGAAAATATAACCTGGATGTGGATCCCAAATCCAAAGTGATGGATCTGCCTGTAGGTATCAAGCAGAAAGTTGAAATTTTAAAAGCCCTGCACAGAGGGGCGGAAATCCTGATTCTGGATGAACCCACTGCGGTATTAACTCCTCAGGAAACAAGAGAATTATTTGAGGAACTCCACCTTTTAAAGGATAAAGGGAATACCATAATTTTTATTTCCCACAAACTGCATGAGGTGAAAGAGCTGTGTGACCGCCTGACAATTATGCGGAATGGAACTCATCAGGGTGTCTTTAATACGGCGGATGTTTCCGAAGCGGACATTTCCCGGCTGATGGTAGGACGGGATGTTATTCTGACTGTCGAAAAAGAAAAAGCGGTACCCAAGAACAAATTCCTTCAGGTGAAAGACCTGACAATCGTAAACGATTTTGGTAAACCTGCTGTTAACAATATATCTTTTGATCTCCGAAAAGGAGAGATCCTGGGAATCGCCGGTGTGGAAGGGAACGGCCAGGGAGAACTGGTTGAAGCCATCACGGGGCTTAAAAAGTTTATTTACGGTGATATAGAAATAAACGGGCAGAGTATCAAGAATCTGAGTATCAAAGATATCCGGAACCTGAAAACCTGTCATATTCCCGAAGACCGCATGACCTACGGTGTGGCAGAGTCACTGAGCATTGAACAGAATCTGATGTCTGATAAACATGATTCACCGGAATTCACAGGAAAAATTCTGACTCGTGCGGCTGCCATCAAAGAAAATGGTGAAAAACTTGTCAAAGAGTACAAGATTAAATGTGATACCCCATTGCAGGATGTCAAAATGCTGTCGGGTGGAAATATCCAGAAAGTTGTCGTCGCCCGGGAATTTTCTTCAAGCCCGGAACTGATAATAGCCGACCAGCCCACAAGGGGTATCGATGTGGGTGCCACAGAGTTTATCAGGAAGCGGCTGGTGGAATTGCGGGATGACAACAGTGCCGTCCTGCTTATATCAGCAGATCTGAATGAAGTCATGGAACTGTCGGACAGCCTGATTGTTATGTATGGCGGGCAGATTACGGCGTTTATTAAGGATGCCTCCACCATATCCGAAGAGGAACTCGGATTATATATGCTGGGAGTCAAGAAACAGACCCCTGAAGAGATTGCAGGAGTTGTGTATGCGTAA
- a CDS encoding BMP family ABC transporter substrate-binding protein has protein sequence MKKTLSILMTVLLILSLGLVGCSKKEAPAAAAAEEKAVEAEPLKVVLILNGVLGDKSFFDSADNGMKMIAKKYGDKVSVKTIEMTYDQTKWEPTLQDVSEEDWDIVICGTWQMVEMLQDIAPDYPEKRYVIFDSGVDYSLGNLGNVYSIGYKQNEASFIAGALAARMTSGQALSNDEKMVGFLGGMDIPVINDFLIGYIEGAQYVDAATKVAISYIGSFSDSAKGKEMALAQYNLGVDIGYNVAGQAGLGQLDAAKDVNRYAIGVDSDQAAIFVDSDAAKAELITTSVLKRVDNSLMRAIDLHMEGKVPYGEMEVLGFSEDCVGLAENDIYERVVPADIRSELAEIEKKIVSGDIVVGSAFGMTTEDMNSLRNAVKP, from the coding sequence ATGAAAAAGACTCTTTCTATTCTTATGACAGTTCTTCTGATCCTGTCTCTGGGACTGGTCGGCTGCAGTAAAAAGGAAGCACCCGCAGCTGCCGCTGCCGAAGAAAAAGCAGTTGAAGCTGAACCTTTGAAAGTGGTTCTTATTCTAAACGGAGTACTGGGGGATAAGTCCTTCTTTGATTCCGCTGATAACGGTATGAAAATGATCGCCAAAAAATACGGCGACAAGGTTTCAGTTAAAACAATTGAAATGACTTATGACCAGACGAAATGGGAGCCGACTCTTCAGGATGTTTCCGAAGAAGACTGGGATATCGTTATATGTGGTACCTGGCAGATGGTCGAAATGCTCCAGGATATCGCCCCCGATTATCCCGAAAAACGCTATGTTATTTTCGATTCCGGCGTAGATTACTCCCTGGGCAACCTGGGTAATGTTTACTCCATCGGATACAAACAGAATGAAGCTTCCTTTATAGCAGGCGCTCTGGCTGCCAGAATGACTTCCGGTCAAGCCCTGTCCAACGATGAGAAAATGGTCGGATTCCTGGGTGGAATGGATATTCCTGTAATCAATGACTTCCTTATCGGTTACATCGAAGGTGCTCAGTATGTTGATGCCGCCACCAAAGTGGCCATCTCCTATATCGGATCTTTCAGTGATTCCGCTAAAGGTAAAGAAATGGCTCTGGCTCAGTACAACCTGGGTGTCGACATCGGATACAATGTTGCCGGACAGGCCGGTCTCGGTCAGCTGGATGCTGCCAAGGACGTCAATCGCTACGCTATCGGTGTAGATTCTGATCAGGCTGCCATTTTTGTAGATTCTGATGCTGCCAAGGCAGAACTGATCACCACTTCAGTACTTAAAAGAGTAGATAACTCCCTTATGAGAGCTATTGATCTTCATATGGAAGGTAAGGTTCCCTATGGAGAGATGGAAGTCCTCGGATTTTCTGAAGACTGTGTCGGTCTTGCGGAAAATGACATCTATGAAAGAGTTGTCCCCGCAGATATTCGATCTGAATTAGCGGAGATTGAGAAGAAAATAGTCAGCGGAGATATTGTTGTCGGCAGTGCTTTCGGTATGACTACAGAAGATATGAACAGCCTGAGAAATGCTGTAAAACCCTGA
- a CDS encoding LacI family DNA-binding transcriptional regulator has product MSSKIPNGKSPTLQDIAAVTGVSPSTISRVLNNSENVKQGIRDKVIQAAGELGYQKVQKQNTEAPENNVIGLIIPDIMNPFFPALIKGIQNTAHFQDYNIILCDSENDTSVAEAQLRQLMISHIRGLIYIPSSEDSGLGEKLVKLPIPVVFLDRKINSDIINYVGSENSEGAYNATRYLLSLGHRDILYLAGEGVLSTEKERYAGFKRAMDEENINIDEDYILSCGYSYEIAFKKVNSWLDKSRKVTAIFASDDLMAYGVLKALKQKKLRCPEDISVMGYDDLPFSDLLSLTTVSQPAYQMGQNAVLLLLDLINKRKAAPQEIILPNSMIIRNTCGKY; this is encoded by the coding sequence ATGAGCAGCAAAATTCCAAATGGAAAATCTCCCACATTACAGGATATTGCTGCTGTCACAGGAGTGTCTCCATCCACTATTTCCAGAGTTCTGAACAACTCAGAAAATGTCAAACAGGGGATTCGGGATAAGGTAATACAGGCTGCCGGCGAGCTGGGATATCAGAAGGTTCAGAAACAGAATACCGAAGCACCCGAAAATAATGTGATTGGTCTCATCATTCCTGATATAATGAATCCTTTTTTCCCCGCTCTTATAAAAGGAATTCAGAACACAGCCCATTTTCAGGATTATAATATCATCCTGTGTGACTCAGAAAATGATACATCCGTGGCTGAAGCACAACTACGCCAACTGATGATCAGTCATATAAGAGGTCTCATTTATATCCCATCATCAGAAGATTCTGGATTAGGAGAAAAACTGGTAAAACTCCCAATTCCTGTGGTGTTCCTGGATCGTAAAATCAACTCTGACATCATCAATTATGTGGGCTCTGAAAATTCAGAAGGCGCTTATAATGCCACCCGATACTTACTCAGCCTGGGACACCGGGATATTCTTTATCTGGCAGGTGAGGGAGTCCTCAGTACTGAAAAAGAGCGGTATGCCGGCTTTAAACGGGCTATGGATGAAGAAAATATAAATATTGATGAAGACTATATCCTGTCCTGCGGATATTCATATGAGATCGCCTTTAAAAAGGTTAATTCCTGGCTGGATAAGAGTAGAAAGGTAACAGCAATATTCGCTTCAGACGACCTGATGGCCTACGGTGTTCTCAAGGCTCTCAAACAAAAGAAATTAAGATGTCCAGAAGATATTTCGGTAATGGGATACGATGACCTCCCGTTCTCTGACCTCCTCTCTCTGACGACGGTTTCCCAACCAGCATATCAGATGGGCCAGAATGCTGTTCTCCTCCTTCTGGATTTAATCAACAAACGAAAGGCTGCCCCTCAGGAGATTATCCTTCCCAACTCCATGATTATCCGTAACACCTGTGGAAAGTACTAA